A stretch of DNA from Bacillota bacterium:
CCTTTCTTTCTCCAACTCCAGTTTTGCTAAAGCGGCCTTTTTTATTTCCTTTAATTTTGCTGCTATAGAAGCTTTATTTTCAACCAGGTATTTGGCCATTTGAATCACACCTTCTTTGATGTATTCAAATCTAAAAGAAACACGCTCTTTATTTTTGTGACCAAGCAACATCTCGACTTCATACTTATCATTATGCTTTTCAACTATCCTAGTTAAATACTTTCCTAAATCGACAGAATAGAAGTAATAGGCATAAGGACTGATTTTATGGCTTTCGCCTTTATGGAAGTGTTTGGTTCTTTCGTTTCTAATTTGTTGCACTAGGTCATATTTTTCTCTTGAGATAATCCTTGGATGATTATTTCTAACCAAGTATTGATTGACTCTGCCTAATGCATAATCGAGATTCTTAATTGATTTACCATAAAGTGTTTTTTGAAGGAGATTATCACCAGTATATTTCTCATTGTTAAGCATCACTTCTAAAGTGGATTGTGACCAAGTCTCATTGCCGTTTGGTGATGGGATTTTTCTTTCTTTTAGAAGCTCAATAATTTCCTTATATTTCATCCCTTGAAGATAACTATCAAAAATAAATGAAACAACTCTTGCTTCATCCTCTTTAATGGTAAATGTTTCCTTTTCAATGTGATAACCATAGAGTCTAGTCGTTGTATTTCCTCCACGTTTCATCTTTTTCATGATAGACCATTTGGTATTAGTAGATATCTGATTGGATTCCTCTTCAGCATATGCAGCGAGTATCGTTAACATGAAATCAATTGTTGGATCTAGTGTTGACATGTTCTCCTTTTCAAAATAGATTTCAATTCCAATTTTTCTTAATTCTTGAATCGCTTCAATGACATTGATTGTATTTCTACCAAATCTAGAAATAGATTTAGTCACGATTAAGTCAATGCCTCCAGCACGTGCTAAATCCATCATTTTTTGGAACGAGGAGCGTTTGTTTGTCTTACCTGACTCTTTATCCGCATAGATACAAATAAGCTCGTAATCAGGGTTTTTAACGATGCTTTTGGTGAGTTCTCCAACCTGGAGTTGATAGCTTGAATCTTGGCGACCTTCAAGTGTGGATACTCTTGCATAGATAGCAACTCTTTTCGTTTTCTTGATACCTGGAACAACAGGTATCGTAGTGACATTATTCATGAAGTATCACCTTGTAGTTTAATCCCATCTTTAAATCATAATCGATATGTAGGTTTTCAAGTAAAACAGGTAGTTTTGTTAATTCATTCATGAGTGGTAGAAGTTCATGGGTTTCATGTGATTTTGATATGACTAGAATAAGTTCACCAGATTGATGAATCATGATGCCAAAGAGATGCTTAAAGAAAAGCGGATGAATTGCTTCATTTGGATTTGCATACAGCTTTTCTAGTAATTCCAAAGTCGATACATTTCTTTGATGATGCATCATGTCTTTTCTTATTTTATGAATCTTAGTTTTAACAATCATTTCTTCCTTTGTGATACCCTCTAGTTCATTGATCTCTGCAGTAGCCTTAATGTTACCCACTTCAGTTAGTTCTTCACTTAAGGATTCAAAACGTTTATAAAGGCTATATAACGTGTAATTAGGCTTAATGTAATCAACAATCCTTTGATAGATACCATAATTCGATAATATATCCTTTATCGCTTGGTTAATGGTATCATCCACTAAGGTTGAATCCACCCAATTGGCTTCACATGGTTTCATATCTGTTTTGGTGTGCCTACAATCGAGCATGATTTTTGGTTCGTTTCTTACAAATCCCAGATGATGACGTCTTAAGGTTCTACCACAAGACTTGCAGTAAATCAGGTTGGTT
This window harbors:
- a CDS encoding recombinase family protein, with the protein product VLSLVRELRQIGCIIYFEKENLYSDDPKIDFTLAILSSIAQEESRSISTNVKWSIEKRFKAGKAHIPKIYGYTKDEDGLLVINETQAEVVRFIYSLFIEGYNINDIRKILEEKGIPASSKPLWSYSSVRTILTNEKYTGNTILQKTVTLDYLTHKQVPNDNIENKYYVKNSHPAIIPSALYEIAQTIYNDKEHYSKNLVTKYPLTNLIYCKSCGRTLRRHHLGFVRNEPKIMLDCRHTKTDMKPCEANWVDSTLVDDTINQAIKDILSNYGIYQRIVDYIKPNYTLYSLYKRFESLSEELTEVGNIKATAEINELEGITKEEMIVKTKIHKIRKDMMHHQRNVSTLELLEKLYANPNEAIHPLFFKHLFGIMIHQSGELILVISKSHETHELLPLMNELTKLPVLLENLHIDYDLKMGLNYKVILHE
- a CDS encoding recombinase family protein; translation: MNNVTTIPVVPGIKKTKRVAIYARVSTLEGRQDSSYQLQVGELTKSIVKNPDYELICIYADKESGKTNKRSSFQKMMDLARAGGIDLIVTKSISRFGRNTINVIEAIQELRKIGIEIYFEKENMSTLDPTIDFMLTILAAYAEEESNQISTNTKWSIMKKMKRGGNTTTRLYGYHIEKETFTIKEDEARVVSFIFDSYLQGMKYKEIIELLKERKIPSPNGNETWSQSTLEVMLNNEKYTGDNLLQKTLYGKSIKNLDYALGRVNQYLVRNNHPRIISREKYDLVQQIRNERTKHFHKGESHKISPYAYYFYSVDLGKYLTRIVEKHNDKYEVEMLLGHKNKERVSFRFEYIKEGVIQMAKYLVENKASIAAKLKEIKKAALAKLELEKERLYKNLEGLPLSEKLETYGQISDVLLRIEKLSKLSEMIENYMRIAKKLSNHFDIDLAKELFASIIIKRFDINLIISLGINETKIVPSIEMRYHSFCKTITHLFQQKSTTFNLYIE